From the genome of Segatella hominis, one region includes:
- the tig gene encoding trigger factor, translating into MKISFENPDKINGLLTLVVEEEDYKNDVEKTLKDYRKKANVPGFRPGQAPMGMIKRQFGASVKMEAINKLVGQQIYKYVQDNNIQMLGEPLPSEKQEPVDIEKDGPYTFMFDIAVAPEFKVALSGRDKVDYYNITVDDKILDQQVDMYASRSGSYEKAEVYQENDMLKGDLRELDENGNTKEGGITVEGAMMMPSYIKVEEQKNLFNDAKVGDIITFNPKKAYPDNDTEVAQLLKIERDSVKDLESEFSYQVTEIQRFKKHEVNEELFKLALGEDTDVKDEAAFRAKIAEGLQAQLVGDSDYKFLLDVRAHCEKKVGKLQFPDALLKRIMLANNKDKGEDFVEKNYEESLKELTWHLIKEQLIKAQDIKINDEDIKETAKEAARAQFAQYGMTNIPEEYVENYANEILKKGNSTDALVDRSIDRKLATALKTVVKLNEKEISVEDFNKMMQE; encoded by the coding sequence ATGAAAATTTCATTTGAAAATCCTGACAAGATTAATGGTCTTTTGACCCTCGTTGTCGAAGAGGAGGATTACAAGAATGATGTCGAGAAGACATTGAAGGACTATCGTAAGAAAGCTAACGTTCCTGGTTTCCGTCCAGGTCAGGCTCCTATGGGCATGATTAAGCGTCAGTTTGGTGCATCTGTAAAGATGGAGGCTATCAATAAGCTCGTAGGCCAGCAGATTTACAAGTATGTACAGGACAATAATATCCAGATGCTCGGTGAGCCTCTCCCATCAGAGAAGCAGGAGCCAGTTGATATTGAGAAGGATGGTCCTTATACATTCATGTTTGACATCGCTGTTGCTCCAGAGTTCAAGGTTGCTCTTTCTGGTCGTGATAAGGTAGATTACTACAATATCACTGTTGATGATAAGATTCTTGATCAGCAGGTAGATATGTACGCTTCTCGTTCTGGTAGCTATGAGAAGGCTGAGGTTTATCAGGAGAATGATATGCTGAAGGGTGACTTGCGTGAGTTGGACGAGAATGGTAACACCAAGGAAGGTGGCATTACTGTAGAGGGTGCCATGATGATGCCAAGCTACATTAAGGTAGAAGAGCAGAAGAACCTTTTCAATGATGCAAAGGTAGGTGATATCATCACATTCAATCCTAAGAAGGCTTATCCAGATAACGATACAGAGGTAGCTCAGCTCTTGAAGATTGAGCGTGATTCTGTGAAGGATTTGGAGTCTGAGTTCAGCTATCAGGTTACAGAAATCCAGCGTTTCAAGAAGCATGAGGTAAACGAGGAGCTCTTCAAGTTGGCTCTTGGTGAGGATACAGATGTGAAGGACGAGGCTGCTTTCCGTGCTAAGATTGCTGAGGGTTTGCAGGCACAGTTGGTAGGCGACTCTGATTATAAGTTCCTCCTTGATGTTCGTGCTCACTGCGAGAAGAAGGTTGGCAAGTTGCAATTCCCAGATGCGTTGTTGAAGCGTATCATGTTGGCTAACAACAAGGATAAGGGCGAGGACTTCGTAGAGAAGAACTACGAGGAGAGCCTTAAGGAGTTGACTTGGCATTTGATCAAGGAGCAGCTTATCAAGGCTCAGGATATCAAGATTAACGACGAAGATATCAAGGAGACTGCAAAGGAAGCAGCTCGTGCACAGTTCGCTCAGTATGGTATGACCAACATTCCTGAGGAGTATGTTGAGAACTATGCAAATGAGATTCTCAAGAAGGGTAACTCTACAGATGCATTGGTAGATCGCTCTATCGACCGTAAGTTGGCTACAGCATTGAAGACTGTTGTTAAGTTGAACGAAAAGGAGATTTCTGTTGAGGATTTCAACAAGATGATGCAAGAATAA
- the lptB gene encoding LPS export ABC transporter ATP-binding protein, whose translation MDEIINNQQQSDCSDKLVLRTEGLVKRYGKRTVANGVTINVKQGEIVGLLGPNGAGKTTSFYMTTGLVVPNEGHVYLGDQDITNYPVYKRARAGIGYLPQEASVFRKMSVEDNILSVLEMTGKPRSYQLEKLESLINEFRLNKVRKNKGDQLSGGERRRTEIARCLAIDPKFIMLDEPFAGVDPIAVEDIQHIVWRLKYRNIGILITDHNVQETLTITDRAYLLFEGKILFQGKPEDLATNKVVREKYLSNSFVLRKKDFQLIDEQKRAKEAEEDG comes from the coding sequence ATGGACGAAATAATTAATAATCAACAGCAATCGGATTGTAGCGATAAACTGGTTCTCAGAACTGAGGGTTTGGTGAAACGTTATGGTAAAAGAACTGTCGCCAATGGTGTTACCATCAATGTGAAGCAGGGAGAAATCGTAGGTTTGCTTGGACCAAATGGTGCAGGTAAGACAACTTCTTTCTATATGACTACAGGTTTGGTTGTACCTAATGAAGGTCATGTTTATCTGGGTGATCAGGATATTACCAATTATCCTGTGTATAAACGCGCCCGTGCAGGTATTGGCTATTTGCCTCAGGAGGCAAGTGTCTTTCGAAAAATGAGTGTGGAGGACAATATATTGTCTGTACTGGAAATGACGGGTAAACCACGCAGCTATCAGTTGGAAAAGTTAGAAAGTCTGATTAATGAATTCCGTCTCAACAAGGTCCGCAAAAACAAGGGTGATCAGTTGTCTGGTGGTGAACGTCGTCGTACCGAGATAGCCCGTTGTCTTGCCATTGATCCGAAGTTTATTATGTTGGATGAACCTTTTGCCGGTGTCGATCCTATTGCTGTAGAAGATATTCAGCATATTGTCTGGCGCCTTAAATACCGCAATATAGGAATCCTGATTACCGACCATAATGTGCAGGAGACGCTGACAATTACCGACCGTGCCTATCTTTTGTTTGAAGGTAAAATTCTGTTTCAGGGTAAGCCGGAGGATTTGGCAACCAATAAGGTGGTTCGTGAGAAGTATTTAAGTAATAGTTTTGTGCTTCGTAAAAAAGACTTCCAGCTCATTGATGAGCAGAAAAGAGCCAAAGAAGCAGAGGAAGATGGTTAA
- a CDS encoding MlaE family ABC transporter permease has product MLISKWLTTFGKYLILMGRAFSRPERMRMFLKQYVKEMSQLGVNSIGIVLLISFFIGAVICIQMKLNIQSPWMPRWVSGYTTREIMLLEFSSSIMCLILAGKVGSNIASELGTMRVTQQIDALDIMGVNSACYLILPKILGLVTIMPFLVIFSSGMGIIGAYGTAYIGHILPPDDLTLGLQHSFNQWFVWMSIIKSLFFAYIIASVSSFFGYTVEGGSVEVGTASTDAVVSSSVLILFSDVFLTQVLS; this is encoded by the coding sequence ATGTTAATATCAAAATGGCTTACCACCTTCGGTAAATATCTTATCTTAATGGGGCGCGCTTTTTCACGTCCTGAGCGTATGCGCATGTTTCTGAAACAATATGTGAAAGAAATGTCACAGTTGGGTGTCAACTCCATTGGCATCGTACTGCTCATTTCATTTTTCATAGGAGCAGTAATTTGTATTCAGATGAAATTAAACATCCAAAGTCCTTGGATGCCAAGATGGGTATCTGGTTATACCACACGAGAAATCATGCTGCTGGAGTTTTCTTCCAGTATCATGTGTCTGATTCTTGCCGGAAAGGTAGGTTCCAATATCGCATCTGAACTGGGAACCATGAGAGTAACCCAACAGATTGATGCGCTGGATATCATGGGGGTAAATTCTGCATGTTATTTGATCTTACCTAAAATCTTAGGTTTGGTTACCATCATGCCTTTTCTGGTAATTTTCAGTTCAGGTATGGGCATCATCGGTGCGTATGGTACAGCTTATATCGGACACATCCTACCTCCAGACGACCTGACATTGGGACTTCAGCATTCATTCAATCAATGGTTTGTATGGATGAGCATCATCAAAAGCTTGTTTTTTGCATACATCATCGCCAGTGTATCATCCTTTTTCGGTTATACGGTGGAAGGAGGTTCTGTAGAAGTAGGTACAGCATCTACGGATGCAGTAGTCAGCTCAAGTGTTTTAATACTCTTCTCTGACGTATTCCTTACCCAAGTGCTTTCATAA
- a CDS encoding ABC transporter ATP-binding protein translates to MIEVKNLTKSFGDKTVLNNINMVFETGKTNLIIGQSGSGKTVLMKNLVGLLEPTSGEVLYDGRNFVQMSKKEKVFMRREMGMIFQSAALFDSLPVLENVMFPLDMFSNMNYKERVKRAQECLDRVNLIDAQHKFPGEISGGMQKRVAIARAIVMNPKYLFCDEPNSGLDPKTSLVIDELLSGITKDYNMTTIINTHDMNSVMGIGENICFIYQGKKEWQGNKDEVISSTNEKLNDLVFASDLFRKVKEVEMKEAKP, encoded by the coding sequence ATGATTGAAGTTAAAAACTTGACTAAGTCTTTCGGTGACAAGACTGTTCTCAACAATATAAATATGGTATTTGAGACCGGCAAAACCAACTTGATTATTGGTCAGAGCGGCTCAGGTAAGACAGTCTTGATGAAAAATCTTGTTGGATTATTAGAACCTACAAGTGGTGAAGTACTGTATGACGGGCGCAACTTCGTACAGATGTCTAAGAAAGAAAAGGTATTCATGCGCAGAGAGATGGGCATGATTTTCCAAAGCGCAGCACTCTTCGATTCCTTGCCGGTTTTAGAAAACGTGATGTTTCCACTCGACATGTTTTCCAACATGAATTACAAGGAAAGAGTAAAAAGAGCTCAGGAATGTCTTGATCGCGTAAACCTGATTGATGCCCAGCACAAATTTCCAGGTGAGATTTCTGGAGGTATGCAGAAGCGTGTTGCCATCGCACGCGCTATTGTCATGAATCCCAAGTACTTGTTCTGTGACGAGCCAAACTCCGGTCTTGATCCAAAAACATCATTGGTCATAGACGAATTACTCTCAGGCATCACCAAGGATTACAACATGACAACTATCATAAATACCCACGATATGAATTCTGTAATGGGTATCGGTGAAAATATTTGTTTTATCTACCAAGGAAAAAAAGAATGGCAAGGCAACAAGGATGAAGTCATTTCATCCACAAATGAAAAGCTGAACGACCTTGTCTTTGCTTCAGACCTCTTCCGCAAGGTAAAAGAAGTAGAAATGAAAGAAGCGAAACCATAA
- the der gene encoding ribosome biogenesis GTPase Der: MANLVAIVGRPNVGKSTLFNRLTQSRRAIVSDTAGTTRDRQYGKCSWNGREFSVVDTGGWVVKSDDIFEDAIRKQVLVATEEADLVLFLVDVNTGLTDWDEDVALILRRAKLPVILVANKVDNSAEYYQAAEFYKLGLGDPQCISAATGGGTGDLLDMILDKLQDNPEESIDEDIPRFAVVGRPNAGKSSIINAFIGEDRNIVTEIAGTTRDSIYTRYDKFGFDFYLVDTAGIRRKNKVSEDLEFYSVMRSIRAIENSDVCILMLDATRGIETQDMNIFQLIQKNNKSLVVVVNKWDLVEEKNQKVIDTFENAIRKRMAPFVDFPIIFASALTKQRIFRVLETAKQVYQNRKVHIGTSKLNEVMLPIIEAFPPQSIKGKYIKIKYCTQLPNTTIPSFVFYANLPQYVKENYRRFLENKIRENWSLHGCPINIFIRQK; encoded by the coding sequence ATGGCAAATTTAGTAGCAATTGTAGGTCGCCCAAATGTGGGTAAATCTACTTTATTCAATCGTTTGACGCAATCTCGTCGCGCTATTGTAAGCGATACGGCTGGTACTACTCGTGACCGCCAGTATGGTAAGTGCAGTTGGAATGGTAGAGAATTTTCTGTAGTGGATACGGGAGGTTGGGTTGTTAAATCTGATGATATTTTTGAAGATGCTATCCGTAAGCAGGTGTTGGTAGCTACAGAAGAGGCTGATTTGGTTCTCTTTCTGGTGGATGTAAATACTGGTTTGACGGACTGGGATGAGGATGTTGCGCTTATTCTCCGTCGTGCCAAATTGCCTGTAATCCTCGTAGCCAACAAAGTAGATAATAGTGCAGAATATTATCAGGCAGCTGAGTTCTATAAGTTAGGATTGGGTGATCCTCAGTGTATTAGTGCAGCTACAGGTGGTGGAACAGGTGATTTACTGGATATGATTTTGGATAAACTCCAGGATAATCCAGAGGAAAGTATTGATGAAGATATTCCACGTTTTGCTGTTGTCGGTCGTCCTAATGCTGGTAAGAGCAGTATTATCAATGCATTTATCGGTGAGGATCGTAATATCGTGACTGAAATTGCAGGTACGACTCGTGATAGTATCTATACGAGATATGATAAATTCGGCTTTGATTTTTATTTGGTGGATACTGCTGGTATTCGTCGTAAAAACAAGGTGAGTGAGGATCTGGAGTTCTATTCTGTTATGCGCTCTATCCGTGCGATAGAAAATAGTGATGTGTGTATCTTGATGCTTGATGCTACCCGTGGTATTGAGACTCAGGATATGAATATTTTCCAGTTGATCCAGAAGAATAATAAGAGTCTGGTTGTTGTAGTGAATAAATGGGACTTAGTAGAGGAAAAGAATCAAAAGGTTATTGATACTTTCGAGAATGCAATCCGCAAGCGTATGGCTCCATTCGTTGACTTCCCTATCATCTTTGCTTCTGCTTTGACTAAGCAGCGTATTTTCAGAGTTTTGGAAACTGCTAAGCAGGTTTATCAGAATCGTAAGGTTCACATCGGAACTTCTAAACTGAATGAGGTCATGCTTCCTATCATTGAGGCTTTTCCTCCTCAGAGTATCAAGGGTAAATACATTAAGATTAAATATTGTACACAGTTGCCTAACACAACGATTCCGTCGTTTGTGTTCTACGCCAACTTACCACAGTATGTGAAGGAGAATTATCGTAGATTCTTGGAGAACAAGATTCGCGAGAACTGGTCTTTGCATGGCTGTCCAATTAATATTTTTATCCGTCAAAAGTAA
- the era gene encoding GTPase Era, with the protein MHKAGFVNIVGNPNVGKSTLMNQLVGERISIATFKAQTTRHRIMGIVNTDDMQIVFSDTPGVLKPNYKMQEMMLAFSESALADADILLYVTDVVENPEKNLDFLEKVRKMTIPVLLLINKIDESDQTKLGDIVEKWHSLLPDAEILPISAKNKFGVDMLLKRIKELLPESPAFFDKDQLTDKPARFFVSEIIREKILLYYDKEIPYSVEVRVERFKEDEHKIHINAVIYVERDSQKGIIIGHQGIALKKVNTESRKALEKFFDKKIFLETFVKVDKDWRSSQKELDAFGYNPE; encoded by the coding sequence ATGCATAAGGCAGGTTTCGTCAATATAGTAGGTAATCCTAATGTTGGTAAGAGTACACTGATGAATCAATTGGTGGGCGAACGTATCAGTATCGCTACTTTTAAGGCTCAAACAACTCGTCATCGTATCATGGGTATTGTTAATACCGATGATATGCAGATTGTGTTTTCTGATACTCCTGGTGTCTTGAAGCCAAATTACAAGATGCAGGAGATGATGCTTGCATTCTCGGAGAGTGCTTTGGCTGATGCTGATATTCTTCTTTATGTTACCGACGTCGTGGAAAATCCTGAAAAAAATCTGGATTTTCTGGAAAAGGTACGAAAGATGACTATTCCTGTCTTGCTGTTGATTAACAAAATTGATGAGAGTGACCAAACTAAATTAGGAGATATTGTTGAGAAGTGGCACTCTTTGTTGCCTGATGCTGAAATCTTACCTATTTCTGCTAAAAATAAGTTTGGTGTAGATATGCTTTTGAAGCGTATCAAAGAACTACTGCCTGAGTCTCCTGCCTTTTTTGATAAAGACCAGTTGACTGATAAGCCAGCTCGTTTCTTTGTTTCAGAGATTATTCGTGAAAAGATTCTACTTTATTACGATAAGGAAATTCCATATTCTGTTGAAGTAAGAGTGGAGCGCTTTAAGGAAGATGAGCATAAGATTCACATCAACGCAGTGATTTATGTGGAGCGTGATTCTCAGAAGGGTATTATCATTGGTCATCAAGGTATTGCGCTGAAGAAGGTGAACACAGAATCACGCAAGGCTCTGGAAAAATTCTTCGACAAGAAAATTTTCCTGGAAACTTTCGTCAAAGTTGATAAGGATTGGCGTAGTTCTCAGAAAGAACTGGATGCTTTCGGATATAATCCGGAGTAA